The window AGATCTTGGTTTACCGCCGATTATGAATAAGCTAACCGAATTTCCGCGTGGCTTGGTGCTGGTTACTGGCCCAACTGGTTCGGGTAAATCTACTACCTTGGCTGGTATGCTCGATAAAGTGAATCGTGAGCGGGCGGTGCATATCATCACCATTGAAGATCCTATCGAATATCAGCATCATCATAAGAAATCTATTGTGGTTCAGCGCGAAGTACACTTTGATACCAAGAGCTTCTCCTCCGCACTTCGCTCCAGCTTGCGGGAAGATCCCAACGTAGTGCTTATCGGTGAGATGCGCGACCTAGAAACTATCTCCACCGCCATTACGGTGGCAGAAACTGGCCACTTGGTGTTTGCCACACTTCACACTAACTCGGCAGCTCAGTCGATTGACCGTATGGTAGATGTTTTCCCACCCCACCAACAGCAGCAAATCCGTATTCAGTTATCTAGCGTATTGCAAGGGATTGTGGCGCAACGACTCATTCCGATGATTGGTGGTGGCCGTATGGCGGTGGCAGAAATTCTAGTGGTTACTCCAGCTGTACGTAATATTATTCGTGAAGGCAAAACCCACCAGCTCGATGCTGTTATTCAAACTGGTGCCGAATACGGCATGCAGTCCATGGACGCTACACTTGCACATCACATTCACGAGGGTAAGATTAGCTATGAAGAGGCCAAGAATTATGCTGTTAACTTAGAGGAGTTAGATCGCTTAATGCGACACTAAGTGGGCAATAAAAAACGATGCTAGATTTTCAATATAAAGCTAAAGACAAATCGACAGGCCGAATCATAGTTGGTTCTATTCAGGCCGATAATGAAATGGCTGCCGGTAAATTGCTTTTAAAGCAAGAGCTTTATCCGATCGAGATGAAGCCCAAAAAAGCCTCAGCTTTCTCGACTAGCAATGCTCACGCTAAAGCTAAAACCAAGCATAAGGTTGTATTTACTCGCCAGCTAGCTACACTCATTAAGGCTGGTCTACCGGTAGCGGCAGCTCTAAACTCTTCAATGAGCCAGGTGGATGACAAGACTATGAAGTCGGTCATCTTCAAGCTGACTAAATCAGTGGAAGGTGGTACCCAGCTCTCCCAAGCTCTAGCCGAGTATCCAGAAAACTTTAATACCATCTACATTTCTATGGTGCAGGCTGGTGAGGCCAGTGGTAATCTAGAAATTACCCTAGAGCGCCTAGCCACCCAATTGGAAAAAGAGGCTGAAATTACTGCCAAAATTCGTGGCGCGATGATTTATCCGGCTATCGTACTGGTGGTAATTCTTTTGGTGATGGGCTTTATGATGACCAGCGTGGTACCACAAATTGCCGAGTTGTATAAGAGTTTTAATAAGTCTCTGCCTTGGATAACTCAAATAATGATGTTTGGTTCGGATATGATTACCAAGTGGTGGTTTATTACATTTCCATTTATTGGAGCGGTTATTTTTGGTATCTTTAAATACCTCAAAACTCCTATGGGTCAGCATAATATGGCTCGGACAAAGCTCACTATGCCACCGTTTAATCAGCTCTTTTTAAAGATGTATATGGCTCGGTTTTCACGTACGCTAGGAAGCTTGGTAGCTAGTGGCATACCAATTTTAGAATCACTCAAGCTGGTTTCAGAAAGCTTAAATAATGATATTTTAAAAGCCGAAGTTGAGATAATGGCGGATGAAGTAAAATCTGGCCGAGCCCTGTCTGAAGCTCTGCATAAATCTGAGTATTTTTTACCGCTAGTGAGTCAGATGATAAAAGTTGGGGAAGATTCTGGGACAATGAGCGATATGCTCGACCGCCTTGCCACTTTTTATGAAAATGAAGTAGATCAGGCTGTAAAAAATATTTCTACCATTATTGAGCCAGTACTGATAGTGGTTATGGGTGGGTTAGTCGTACTGATGATAATTGGCGTCCTGTATCCAGTTTATAATTTAGTAGGGCAAGATTTAAGTGGCGGCGGTGGTGCTACTACAACTAGCGGGCAGTAGTTGACGCCAGCTCACAGTTTGCTATTATAAGCATAAGCGTTATAAAAATACGTGAATATTATAAGGAGGTCTTTATGACAGATAAAAAAATGAAAAAAGGGTTTACCCTGATTGAAATTGTAATTGTACTGGCAATTGCGGCTTTGATTATGGTGGTTGTATTCTTTGCCGTGCAGGGTGCTCAGCGCGAACAACGTAATACTACTCGCAAGGATGTAGCTAACCGTGTTAAAGCCGCTATGGTGACTGCACGCGGTAATAATAATGGCGGTACTGTCACTGATGCAGTATTAGCAACCTATGTACCTGCTGCAGAGCGTGCTATGGGGGCAACAACTATCGGTGTTGCTACTGGTGTTGTCTTTGCGGCCGGCTGTACTGTTAATAATACAGTTAATGTGCAGTGGGCTACTCCAGATACGGCATCTATTTGTCTCGAAACAGGTGGTGCTACAGGTGTACCATATTTAGCTCGTTAGTGAATCTACCAACACCAAACGAGCCCCCGCATGGGGGCTTTTTGGTTATTGGTAATGCTTTCGCATATAATAAGCTTATATGAATGGTGAGTGGTCAGGATTTCTTATATTTTTAGTTGGTATTTATGGCCTGCTCGTCGGCTCATTTCTAAATGCCTGGGTGTGGCGGGTGCATACGCATCGCAAGGTGTCTAAGGGGCGCAGTATGTGCCCCCATTGCAAGACAACGCTACATTGGTATGAGCTTTTACCAGTTCTATCCTGGTTGGGCCTAAAAGGCAAATGTCGAACCTGCCACAAGCTAATATCTTGGCAGTATCCAGCCGTGGAGCTCGCTAATGCCGGCTTGTGGGTGGCACTTCTACTATTTTTTGCTCCGGCTAGCCCACTGGCTTGGTTACAGCTTGGGCTATGGTGTGTGTTGGCCTCCTTGCTGTTGGCAGCCCTAGTTTACGATACCCGCTGGATGCTCTTACCAGATGCTTTTGTAATGCCAGCTACGGCCGTAGCACTGGTGCTGGCTGGCTTGTCGGCCATGCAGGCTGGATCGCTGGCTGAGCTGTGGCCTAAATTGCTAGCTGCCACTATCTTTGCCGGAGTATTTTTCCTTATCTGGCTTGTTTCTGGCGGTAGCTGGATAGGAGATGGTGATATTTGGCTAGCTGGCATTATGGGCTTGGTTCTTTCTGGTACGCAACTGGTGGTGGCGATATTTGTAGCATTTAATTTGGGCGCAATTGTTGGGCTGGCGCTAATTGTAATTCATAAAAAAACACGCAAAAGCATGATTGCGTTTGGGCCGTTTTTAATAATTGGCTTATTTGCTGGGCTGTTTTTTGGCGAGGCATTATTAAATTGGTACATGGGGATATTCGTCTAGCCAACCATAAGTGGTATACTTGAGACTAAGCATGCTAAAGTTTTTATCCTTGTATGAAGAAAATCTCTAAAAGAAATTTACGTTTTAAGTATCTGCTACGGAGCAGGCCTGGTATTTCTTTGGTGGAAGTCATTATGGTGCTGGGGATTTCCAGTATGTTGATTGCTGGCTCGTTTGCTTGGTTTGATTCACGTAAGAGTAGTGATTTTTATGACCAGGTGCGTCAAATAGAGTCAAAAATTCGTGAAGTTCAGAGTGAGAATACCTCGAGCTTGGTGCCTGGTTTTACCAGTGATAGTAGATGTTCGCCGGTTGTGACTACAACTTGCCCACTACTTGCCCGTGGTGAAGAGGTATTTGGCACGGCTGTATCAATGGCTGTACCAAATACTGGTGATACGACAAAACTCAGGATTGGCTATTTTAAGAGAGGCCCTAAACTTGGATCACCACCAGTTCAGGCTTTGTCTGTGCAGGATTATGAACGTAGCGAAATTGAGTTGCCAGCTACAATTAAGCTGGAGGGTTTTACGGTGTTTGGAGATGCTACCTGTACATCTGGTGCATACAATAATTGGCGCGAACTACCGAATACCGGAGGTAGTGATGCTGGCTATCAGGATTTTAATAGTCCGGGAAATAAATCGATGATTGTGTTTAGGCGTACTACTGGTGGGTATAATGCTTTTTGGCCAAGCTGGCCGGCAGGTGGTAGCACAGACATTTTGCCCGTCAATGTAAATGGTATTAGGCCGGCTTGGGGTAGCCCGGCATCATCTAGCGCACCGGGTTGGTTGGGTAGTTATGATGATAGCTCATTTATATACCAGACTACCCCTACTGGACCGGCGGCAACCAACCGTTTGCAGAGTCAACCCTGTGCCGTACTGTGGCGACTTGGCTCGGTGGAGCGCAGTGCCACCGATAACACCAAACCGAGATTTACAGCTGAGATAAACTTTAATCTGGTGGATGGCACCACAACCATACAGACGAGGTAAAGATGAAGCGCATGAAAAGAACATCACACGGCATGACTCTAATAGAAATAATCTTTGCGCTTGCAATTGTGGGTACGCTATTAACTCTATCTTATGCGGCTGCTTTAGGGGCCTGGCGTAATGCTACGGCCGCTAACCAGCGCACCCAGGCTCAATATATGATTCAGCAGACTATGGAAGCCCTTAAGGCTTATCGGGAAAGTGATGATTTTGACTGGGGTGCGTTTAGGGATGAGGTAAATTTAGCTGGTGCTCTGATGTATATTGGGTTACAACAGGCTGATGGATCGATAACTACAAATAATTTCTCTTGCCAACCAGCTCCAATCCCACCAGCTACGTGTAAATTCGAATTGCAGTCTGGAGTAGCAACGATAACTCCGGTAGGGTCGAATGTGAATGTGGCGAGCAGTACTCCATTTACAGTAGAGATTAAGCCAATTCGATACTTTACCGAGAATACACTTGACGGGACAGAGATCACTGCACCACCAAGTCTGCCAAATAATACTACGGCTATTACTTTCTTAGTTACGGCTCGCTGGGATGATGCAAATGGCATAGCTAGTAACGCTGCGGCTAGTACAATAATTACGGAGCCACGTTAGATGAAGCGATTATTACCAATGCGGAGCAAGCGGGGTTATACATTGCTGGAATTAACACTGTCGATTGCTTTTTTTACAGTGATAATTACCATTGCCTTAGTTGGGTTTATTGGTATTTTTGGAATTTATAATAAAGCCCAGAGCTTAACGCGTACACAGGAAGAGGCTAGAAAGGCCATGGATCAGCTAACTCGTGATTTACGCCAAACTAAGCGCCTACAAGATCCGGGGTTACCATCTGGAGTTGATTATGGTGGTCGGACGGTGCTAGCACGCCACTGTCTAGACACCGGTGGGCAGAATGTGGCCTATGGCTTGGTGTTTATAACGAGCCGTAATCATTATGTGCTAGCCCGCTCGACTGAATGTCGAAACTTTGCTAATGCTGAGCTCGTTACAAGCTCGGATGTGTGGTCGGAAAAGGACCCACCATGGCCCGATACAAACGGAGATGATGGCACTGCCCCGGATACGGCTCCATTTAAGATAGTTCCTGTGGCCACCACCGGTGGAGTAGGCCCAATTGTATGGCAGGCTCGGATTGGAGTATTTCGTGGTCAAACTGCTCCGTCTAAAAATGCCGCCGCTGCTATTTCTGATCAATTTGGCGCGGGTACAATGTTGCAATCAATTATAATTTCGCGTAGTCGGTAGATGTTGCATTTATTAGCATAAGCGGGTAGCATAAAAATAGTTATGGTTTATCGGGTGAGAAAAATCTGGCAACGTCAACAGCAGGGCTCGGCCGCTCTGATTACTACCATTGCGGTTTCGGCAATACTGGTGGTGTTGTTTGTTGGTATTACTACGATTGCTACCAGGGAAATTCGCCAGTCAATTAACTCTGATAATGCCAATAGAGCGCTATATGCAGCCGAGGCTGGTGTGGAGGACGCTGTCCGGCGACTGGGGGATGACCCCAAGTTTAGAGAGCCAACCTGTAACTCTACAAGTGGTAGCGCAGAAGTAGCGGTTTCGGCAGGTTCTAATGATATTGGTGTGGCTTGGACGTGCCGTACGGTAACGGTGGTGCAAGAAGAGCTGACCGGGCAACTAGATAAGGATGAGAGCTTGAGCCTGAACCTTGGCCGTGGTCGGTCTGGCCCTGAAGAGACTGATCCATATCTTCAGGCTCGCTACATGTCGATTGAATGGAACGACCCACGTGACTCAGCTGATGCACCAGCAGCTAATGTGGTGATGAATAAGGTGTCAAGTTGGTTGCCGGCCTATGATGTAGCAACTCCCGTTTGGACCGGACCCGCCGCCCTGGAGCTAACTAGTACGTGGTTTGGGGCTACTGGTGGAGCAACGGCTACAGTTACAAGTAATACTATTAATAAGTCTGGACTGGAGGGTGTTTTCCCGGTTCGAACAGTAATAGCTTCGCCAGCCTGTACAGGTGGTGGTTGTTCGTACACGGATTTTTCACCGTGGAATAGTGCAGGTTATCCAGACTCAGCTTATCTAGACACTAGTGGCATACCTGCCGGCACACTGCAGAGCTTTGTCCAAACTGATTGTACGAATAGCCCTACCGTGGAGTATAGCTGTCAACTTCATAGGCAGGGTGGCACGCGATATGATTTGGCTGATCTAACAAAAACTGAAATAAATAATGGCACAAGTAATGTGCTCTATGATAGCTCTGTTAGTTTTAGCAATACTACAATGTTTTTACGCATTCGCCCGCGTTATAACTCGGCCAGTTATCGGATTAAGTTTTATGCTTCTGATGGAGTTACACAGGTCTTTATGCCAGATGGTAATGCCACAATCGACGTAACGGCTCGATCTGGTAACTATTTCCGCCGAGTGTTAGCTAAAAAGCAACTAATTCCAACAGTCTATGATGGAGTATTTGATAATGCTATCTTTTCGGGAGCAGATATTTGTAAGAACATGCGTGTCTACCGTGATTATCGTGGCGCACCAGATTATAATTGGGATACTGTAACATCTACTAAAACACCCAATACAGCGGCTGGGCGCAATAGCTGTAGTCCTGGCGACCCAAATGTTTAATAAGCTGTAAATGTATTAAAAAATAGCTCTTTAAAAAAGGAGCTATTTTTGGTTATCAGAGTGGAATTTTTGATGAACTTCTTTAAGTTTTGGGTTGGTGATGTGAGTGTAAACCTGAGTGGTGGCGACATTAGCGTGCCCCAGTAGCTCTTGTACGCTACGTAAGTCAGCTCCGTGCGAGAGGAGATCGGTGGCAAAAGAATGCCGGAGGGTGTGAGGTGTGACACGCTTGGTGATACCGGCCGATATTCGACCGCGCTCGATGATGCGCTGAACACTGCGTGGTGTTAGGCGGGCGGTAGCGGGGGATTCCTCGGCTTTTTTATGGGCTAGGTGGATAAATAGGGCATCATCTTTGTCGGTGCGGGCAGACAGATAGTCGTTTAAGGCCGCCGCCGCTAACTCAGATAGAAAAACTGGCCGATCTTTCTGACCTTTACCACGAATAGTAAACTCACCCCGGGCGGTGTTAACGTCATCACGATTTAAATTAACTAGTTCCGAAACTCGCAAACCACCCGAAAAGAGGAGTAGAACGATTGCTCGATCGCGTTTACCAGCTAAATCCTTATTAGATACGGCCTCCACTAGTCGAGCTACTTCTTCGGCATCTAAGAAGGCTACTTGAGGCCGAACGGCTTTTGCTAGCTCAATCCGCTCGGGTGGGAGGGACTCAATATCTTGGCGAGCTAGGTACTTTAAAAATGACCGCATAGCGATGAGGTGGTAGTTAATAGTGGTAATGCTAACACTCCGGCCGTCATCGAGCTGGAGTCGATTAAGCCACTTACGCCAGCCAGCAATAGTTTTATCGGTAATTTTTGCTACCTGAATATCGCCAGCATACTCATAGAAGCGATTGAGATAGTGACTATAATTTTCGATAGTCTTTAAGCTACGGCCCCGCTCGAGCTCCATGGCATCAAGAAATTCAGCAAGATAATCAGAAAACATAACACTAGCATAAGGTTTTATGGGTTGACTGCCAAGTTTTTAAGAGTGGACAAGTCTGTCTTAAAGAGTAGAATAATAAGCATGTTTGGGGGATTAGCTAAAAAACGGCTAGAATTATCGCGTGAGTTGGTGCTACCGGTGATATTTTTATCACTTCTGATGGTGCC is drawn from bacterium and contains these coding sequences:
- a CDS encoding type IV pilus twitching motility protein PilT; translation: MDSSQHAGKLSIEPYLEEVIRRDASDIHIQVGLPPMLRVDGALEPIKDVEPLTAEGIDDIIFSLLDDDQREVYLKDKEIDFSFAYGDLGRFRVNAFHEKGNPAGAFRLIPNKIRTVEDLGLPPIMNKLTEFPRGLVLVTGPTGSGKSTTLAGMLDKVNRERAVHIITIEDPIEYQHHHKKSIVVQREVHFDTKSFSSALRSSLREDPNVVLIGEMRDLETISTAITVAETGHLVFATLHTNSAAQSIDRMVDVFPPHQQQQIRIQLSSVLQGIVAQRLIPMIGGGRMAVAEILVVTPAVRNIIREGKTHQLDAVIQTGAEYGMQSMDATLAHHIHEGKISYEEAKNYAVNLEELDRLMRH
- a CDS encoding type II secretion system F family protein, which gives rise to MLDFQYKAKDKSTGRIIVGSIQADNEMAAGKLLLKQELYPIEMKPKKASAFSTSNAHAKAKTKHKVVFTRQLATLIKAGLPVAAALNSSMSQVDDKTMKSVIFKLTKSVEGGTQLSQALAEYPENFNTIYISMVQAGEASGNLEITLERLATQLEKEAEITAKIRGAMIYPAIVLVVILLVMGFMMTSVVPQIAELYKSFNKSLPWITQIMMFGSDMITKWWFITFPFIGAVIFGIFKYLKTPMGQHNMARTKLTMPPFNQLFLKMYMARFSRTLGSLVASGIPILESLKLVSESLNNDILKAEVEIMADEVKSGRALSEALHKSEYFLPLVSQMIKVGEDSGTMSDMLDRLATFYENEVDQAVKNISTIIEPVLIVVMGGLVVLMIIGVLYPVYNLVGQDLSGGGGATTTSGQ
- a CDS encoding type II secretion system protein translates to MTDKKMKKGFTLIEIVIVLAIAALIMVVVFFAVQGAQREQRNTTRKDVANRVKAAMVTARGNNNGGTVTDAVLATYVPAAERAMGATTIGVATGVVFAAGCTVNNTVNVQWATPDTASICLETGGATGVPYLAR
- a CDS encoding prepilin peptidase encodes the protein MNGEWSGFLIFLVGIYGLLVGSFLNAWVWRVHTHRKVSKGRSMCPHCKTTLHWYELLPVLSWLGLKGKCRTCHKLISWQYPAVELANAGLWVALLLFFAPASPLAWLQLGLWCVLASLLLAALVYDTRWMLLPDAFVMPATAVALVLAGLSAMQAGSLAELWPKLLAATIFAGVFFLIWLVSGGSWIGDGDIWLAGIMGLVLSGTQLVVAIFVAFNLGAIVGLALIVIHKKTRKSMIAFGPFLIIGLFAGLFFGEALLNWYMGIFV
- a CDS encoding prepilin-type N-terminal cleavage/methylation domain-containing protein — protein: MKRTSHGMTLIEIIFALAIVGTLLTLSYAAALGAWRNATAANQRTQAQYMIQQTMEALKAYRESDDFDWGAFRDEVNLAGALMYIGLQQADGSITTNNFSCQPAPIPPATCKFELQSGVATITPVGSNVNVASSTPFTVEIKPIRYFTENTLDGTEITAPPSLPNNTTAITFLVTARWDDANGIASNAAASTIITEPR
- a CDS encoding tyrosine-type recombinase/integrase, with protein sequence MFSDYLAEFLDAMELERGRSLKTIENYSHYLNRFYEYAGDIQVAKITDKTIAGWRKWLNRLQLDDGRSVSITTINYHLIAMRSFLKYLARQDIESLPPERIELAKAVRPQVAFLDAEEVARLVEAVSNKDLAGKRDRAIVLLLFSGGLRVSELVNLNRDDVNTARGEFTIRGKGQKDRPVFLSELAAAALNDYLSARTDKDDALFIHLAHKKAEESPATARLTPRSVQRIIERGRISAGITKRVTPHTLRHSFATDLLSHGADLRSVQELLGHANVATTQVYTHITNPKLKEVHQKFHSDNQK